The Leptodactylus fuscus isolate aLepFus1 chromosome 1, aLepFus1.hap2, whole genome shotgun sequence nucleotide sequence ctgtgagaagccggataaacatattagatggcggctcaatgacaccgcccatgtatataaccatataatactgctggatacaacaagactgaccacaaggacttcacagcccgtctacacatcatagggaatatctccatctacctgatcatcatcctgtggaagaagaggactgggacatctctccggtgttgtcctcttactggatctacctgtaggaaacacagacagggactgaattcattctgtacatacaaataatggaagtccatgtgtatatagtcatgtctattacctgctgatgtgaggggctgctggtgctccatcatcacctccttgtacagatccttgtgtccttctaaatactcccactcctccatggagaaatagacagcgacatcctgacaccttataggaacctgacaacacaatgatacagtcatcaccccgacccctccagttactgtataatgtcccagcattcccagcagtgtcacctctccagtcagcagctccagcatcttgttggtgagttctaggatcttctgtccattgatctcctcctgtatcagggggtgaggtggaggtccCGGaaatgggctcagggttcctctccatccatcaaatacaagggtctgacagcgcccactagagggcttcttcactactgtgtaatcctggttatggggagacacattaataaatctcactacatacatgtccagagtccatcacctctccagtcatatcatctgttattactatagataagaatgatgtcatgatgacatcatcagaatctctcacctctccagtaagctggtagatgatctctagggcgagatttaatagactttccgccatcttgttcctgtctctttccatccttgatggatcaatcaggaatattctcttatatagaagatactgagaggattctatattgtaggaacctgaatggagagaagatgagacaatgtaatcactacacggaatcccatggaataaatagaagagttgagtcccattattatcaccacctcctacttctgacgtcggcagcgtgtagctcaggaagggagtgacttgttgtgggccggcttggtgggtatataaggtgtgtgataggctgaacagaatctcatttatgtttttcttatgttgattgtgagccccatatagggatcacaatggacttttttttttcctatcagtgtgtcttaaacatataaactccttgcagatgttgttcctggcgggattcgaacccaggactcaagcgctgcaaggctgcagtgctaactactgagccaccgttttgcccccagaatctcattgttgtctcGGGTAAAGGGGACGACTTATCAGAGTTGCACAAGGGATGATTATTGGCTGTCGGACCAAGGGTGACTATTTCTCCAACAGCGCAGGTTGTGAACTGTTCGTGCGCTGCTTTGGTGAAAGTGTATTGTGAGCGGAGAAATGGCGCCATTGGGAATAACCAACATGGAGACTGTGGAGAATCACGTGCCCCTGATATGAAAGTTGAACCTCAGCTATGAAGGTGTGTGAGGGAAGATCGACACTCTACAGTGGAGCAGCTCAGCATGAAAATGAGTCTGGGCTACCAGATGTGTCTAAAACAACAGTTCAGTGAGCCCTGATGTGTATGAAGGTTCGATTGTCCCTACTCTAGCAAACAAAAGGCTTCACTTTACACGGCCATATTGGAATTGGACCACCAATGATTGGCTAAGGGTTGCCTTCTCCTAGAAGATGGACATCTCCATGTCAGGCAAGAAACATCAGAGAACAAACACTCTGaaaccagtgctggaagaagacaagcTGGTGGTGACGCAGCGTTATAGTCTGGGGAACTTTTTCACACCATTCTCTGGGCCCGCTCGTCTATGTAGAAGGCAATCTGAACAGATTTGGGTATGAATCCATCCTTGCAGATCACATCCACCCGTACATGTCATTTGTCTTCTCTAGGGCAAATCGAATCTTCCTGCAAAATAATGACTAGAAATGTCCGACAGTGGTTGGAGGAGAATTTGTGTAAAGCAGAATAtatgcagctctaaccactgtggAATGACCTGTATATGGATTCCATAGATATGTTAAACGAGCAAATGGGCTGCACAGAGAAACCCCCGGACTGTCTCACGGGGTggacaatagtaaaaaaaaaaaaattactccagcatgcccaattatgaatgaaatttaacttttacttcaaaaatttaaaacctTAGTACAGACATGGATAAGATAATCTGTTTTTTGTACgtgcctggatccatgtctgtactatgGTTTTAAATTTgtgaagtaaaagttaaatttcattcataattgggcatgctggagtaattttttgttttttgactgtTGGAAGAGAATGACCAAGACTTCCAAGTACTTCCCTGACTCCCTTATTCCCTAGACTTGAACCCAGTTGAGCATCTGTGGGGCCACCTTTTTCGTTGTGTTTGTTCTATGGATCCTCCCCCATGTCCCCTCCAGTAAATGTGGGGTGCACTGCAGTCAG carries:
- the LOC142196974 gene encoding uncharacterized protein LOC142196974 codes for the protein MGSDPLYSEDELLLDSHHLEPGPDLEETSAASTATSDEESGVRAGVVSGQVPGLETIEENISDLQTLLDHDDYTVVKKPSSGRCQTLVFDGWRGTLSPFPGPPPHPLIQEEINGQKILELTNKMLELLTGEVPIRCQDVAVYFSMEEWEYLEGHKDLYKEVMMEHQQPLTSAGRSSKRTTPERCPSPLLPQDDDQVDGDIPYDV